The Planctomycetota bacterium DNA segment GCCGACGTGGGGCTGGGCCTCGACGCGAGCCACCTCGGCACAGAGCACACCGTGCGGCACTACCGCGATTCGCTCTGGCTGCCGGCCCTGCTCGACCGATCGGGCTGGACGGGCCCTGACTACGAAGCCAGGATGCTGGCTAAGGCCCGAGCCGGATTCGACGAAGTGTCCGCTGCCTACCGTAAGCCGCACATTGACCCTGGCAGGCTGGCGAAGATGCGGGCCATCGTTGCGAGGGCGCGAAGGGAGCTGCTGTAGATGACCTCGCGCCAGAGAGTCCTTGCCGCCCTGCGGTGCGAGGAGCCCGACCGGGTGCCGTACTGCGAGCTGTGGATTGACCCGCGCCTCGCCCGCACGATGATGGGCTGGCCCGAGGGCGTGGGCGACAAGGGGTGGAGCGCCGCCGAGGCGAGAGCCCTCGCCCGGCGGCTGGGGATGGACAACATTCTCTACGTCCTCCGCCCGCCCGTCTACGCGCAGACGGGCGAGGGCGAGGGGGGCCGCCAGTTCCTCGGCGAGGGAATGATTCGCTCGCAAGCGGACCTGGCGCTCATCGAGCTTCCTGATCCGCGCGACGAGGCGCTCTGGGCGCCGGCCCGCGCCTTCGCCCAGGGCAAGGGCGACTACGCGGCGTTTCTCGTCACCCGCGTCGGCCTCTTCCCGACCATTGTGAGCCTGGGCTTCGAGGCGTTCTGCGTGGCGCTCCACGAGAACCGCCCGCTCGTCGAGGCCGTGCTCGACCGCTATACGGACTGGGCGGCGGCCCTGGCCGAGCGCGCGGGGGCGGCGGGCTTCGACGCCTTTGTGACCACCGACGACATGGCCTTCAAGAGCGGTCCGTTCTTCTCGCCCGCC contains these protein-coding regions:
- a CDS encoding uroporphyrinogen decarboxylase family protein gives rise to the protein MTSRQRVLAALRCEEPDRVPYCELWIDPRLARTMMGWPEGVGDKGWSAAEARALARRLGMDNILYVLRPPVYAQTGEGEGGRQFLGEGMIRSQADLALIELPDPRDEALWAPARAFAQGKGDYAAFLVTRVGLFPTIVSLGFEAFCVALHENRPLVEAVLDRYTDWAAALAERAGAAGFDAFVTTDDMAFKSGPFFSPAVFREVVAPRFRRVAERLTIPWVFHSDGNMAPVAEDLVALGVAGLHPNEKGAMDIREMKRCYAGRLCLLGNVEMDLLGRGTPRQVAAEVRGLLRDVAPGGGYVATSGNSLASFVRPENVLAMSRAVKRHGTYPIRSGKRRDT